The proteins below come from a single Cololabis saira isolate AMF1-May2022 chromosome 2, fColSai1.1, whole genome shotgun sequence genomic window:
- the cops2 gene encoding COP9 signalosome complex subunit 2 isoform X1 encodes MSDMEDDFMCDDEEDYDLEYSEDSNSEPNVDLENQYYNSKALKEDDPKAALSSFQKVLELEGEKGEWGFKALKQMIKINFKLTNFPEMMNRYKQLLTYIRSAVTRNYSEKSINSILDYISTSKQSNTLLQMDLLQEFYETTLEALKDAKNDRLWFKTNTKLGKLYLEREEYGKLQKILRQLHQSCQTDDGEDDLKKGTQLLEIYALEIQMYTAQKNNKKLKALYEQSLHIKSAIPHPLIMGVIRECGGKMHLREGEFEKAHTDFFEAFKNYDESGSPRRTTCLKYLVLANMLMKSGINPFDSQEAKPYKNDPEILAMTNLVSAYQNNDITEFEKILKTNHSNIMDDPFIREHIEELLRNIRTQVLIKLIKPYTRIHIPFISKELNIDVCDVESLLVQCILDNTIHGRIDQVNQLLELDYQKRGGARYTALDKWTNQLNSLNQAIVSKLT; translated from the exons ATGTCCGACATGGAAGATGATTTCATGTGTGACGACGAAGAAGATTACGATCTG GAATACTCAGAGGACAGTAATTCAGAGCCGAATGTTGACTTGGAGAACCAGTACTACAACTCCAAAGCTCTGAAGGAGGATGATCCCAAAGCAGCTCTCAGCAGTTTCCAGAAG GTATTGGAGCTGGAAGGAGAGAAGGGTGAATGGGGATTCAAAGCACTTAAACAGATGATCAAAATCAACTTTAAGCTG ACCAACTTTCCAGAGATGATGAACAGGTACAAGCAGCTCCTTACGTACATCAGAAGTGCCGTCACTAGAAACTACTCAGAGAAGTCTATTAACTCCATTCTGGACTACATATCTACCTCCAAACAG AGTAATACACTCTTACAGATGGACTTGCTGCAGGAGTTCTATGAAACTACACTGGAGGCTTTGAAAGATGCCAAAAATGACAGATTGTGGTTTAAAACTAACACAAAG TTGGGAAAGCTGtatttggagagagaagagtatGGGAAACTGCAAAAGATCCTAAGGCAACTTCACCAATCGTGTCAG ACAGATGATGGAGAAGATGACCTGAAGAAAGGCACACAGTTGCTGGAGATCTACGCTTTAGAAATCCAAATGTACACTgcacagaaaaacaacaagaagcTGAAAGCGTTGTATGAGCAGTCCCTGcatatcaaatctgccattcCTCATCCACTCATAATGGGCGTTATCAGAG AGTGTGGAGGGAAGATGCATCTGAGAGAGGGGGAGTTTGAAAAAGCCCACACAGATTTCTTTGAGGCCTTTAAAAACTATGATGAGTCCGGAAGCCCAAGAAGGACAACATGCCTGAAGTACCTGGTCTTAGCAAACATGCTGATGAAGTCAGGAATAAACCCCTTTGACTCTCAAGAG GCCAAACCCTACAAAAATGACCCAGAGATCCTTGCGATGACCAACTTAGTAAG CGCCTACCAGAACAATGACATCACGGAATTTGAGAAAATCTTGAAAACAAATCACAGTAACATAATGGATGACCCGTTCATTAGAGAGCACATAGAGG AGCTCCTGCGTAACATTAGAACTCAAGTACTTATCAAGCTCATCAAACCATACACAAGAATACACATCCCTTTCATTTCTAAG GAGCTGAACATTGATGTGTGTGATGTGGAGAGTTTGCTGGTGCAGTGCATCTTGGATAA tacCATCCACGGACGAATTGACCAGGTCAACCAGCTACTAGAACTGGACTACCAGAAAAGAGGAGGCGCCCGATACACAGCTTTAGACAAATGGACAAATCAGCTCAATTCCTTGAACCAAGCCATTGTTAGCAAGCTCACATGA
- the cops2 gene encoding COP9 signalosome complex subunit 2 isoform X2, with protein MSDMEDDFMCDDEEDYDLEYSEDSNSEPNVDLENQYYNSKALKEDDPKAALSSFQKVLELEGEKGEWGFKALKQMIKINFKLTNFPEMMNRYKQLLTYIRSAVTRNYSEKSINSILDYISTSKQMDLLQEFYETTLEALKDAKNDRLWFKTNTKLGKLYLEREEYGKLQKILRQLHQSCQTDDGEDDLKKGTQLLEIYALEIQMYTAQKNNKKLKALYEQSLHIKSAIPHPLIMGVIRECGGKMHLREGEFEKAHTDFFEAFKNYDESGSPRRTTCLKYLVLANMLMKSGINPFDSQEAKPYKNDPEILAMTNLVSAYQNNDITEFEKILKTNHSNIMDDPFIREHIEELLRNIRTQVLIKLIKPYTRIHIPFISKELNIDVCDVESLLVQCILDNTIHGRIDQVNQLLELDYQKRGGARYTALDKWTNQLNSLNQAIVSKLT; from the exons ATGTCCGACATGGAAGATGATTTCATGTGTGACGACGAAGAAGATTACGATCTG GAATACTCAGAGGACAGTAATTCAGAGCCGAATGTTGACTTGGAGAACCAGTACTACAACTCCAAAGCTCTGAAGGAGGATGATCCCAAAGCAGCTCTCAGCAGTTTCCAGAAG GTATTGGAGCTGGAAGGAGAGAAGGGTGAATGGGGATTCAAAGCACTTAAACAGATGATCAAAATCAACTTTAAGCTG ACCAACTTTCCAGAGATGATGAACAGGTACAAGCAGCTCCTTACGTACATCAGAAGTGCCGTCACTAGAAACTACTCAGAGAAGTCTATTAACTCCATTCTGGACTACATATCTACCTCCAAACAG ATGGACTTGCTGCAGGAGTTCTATGAAACTACACTGGAGGCTTTGAAAGATGCCAAAAATGACAGATTGTGGTTTAAAACTAACACAAAG TTGGGAAAGCTGtatttggagagagaagagtatGGGAAACTGCAAAAGATCCTAAGGCAACTTCACCAATCGTGTCAG ACAGATGATGGAGAAGATGACCTGAAGAAAGGCACACAGTTGCTGGAGATCTACGCTTTAGAAATCCAAATGTACACTgcacagaaaaacaacaagaagcTGAAAGCGTTGTATGAGCAGTCCCTGcatatcaaatctgccattcCTCATCCACTCATAATGGGCGTTATCAGAG AGTGTGGAGGGAAGATGCATCTGAGAGAGGGGGAGTTTGAAAAAGCCCACACAGATTTCTTTGAGGCCTTTAAAAACTATGATGAGTCCGGAAGCCCAAGAAGGACAACATGCCTGAAGTACCTGGTCTTAGCAAACATGCTGATGAAGTCAGGAATAAACCCCTTTGACTCTCAAGAG GCCAAACCCTACAAAAATGACCCAGAGATCCTTGCGATGACCAACTTAGTAAG CGCCTACCAGAACAATGACATCACGGAATTTGAGAAAATCTTGAAAACAAATCACAGTAACATAATGGATGACCCGTTCATTAGAGAGCACATAGAGG AGCTCCTGCGTAACATTAGAACTCAAGTACTTATCAAGCTCATCAAACCATACACAAGAATACACATCCCTTTCATTTCTAAG GAGCTGAACATTGATGTGTGTGATGTGGAGAGTTTGCTGGTGCAGTGCATCTTGGATAA tacCATCCACGGACGAATTGACCAGGTCAACCAGCTACTAGAACTGGACTACCAGAAAAGAGGAGGCGCCCGATACACAGCTTTAGACAAATGGACAAATCAGCTCAATTCCTTGAACCAAGCCATTGTTAGCAAGCTCACATGA